Within the Canis aureus isolate CA01 chromosome 18, VMU_Caureus_v.1.0, whole genome shotgun sequence genome, the region GGGCATTGCTTTGCCATTATGTCCCTGGGCAATCCAGAATGAAGCAAGAGGACTGGCATATATAAAGCGcttgaaaatatttgtggaattaatgAATGAGATAGTAGGCAGGATTAATAGAGGTCTTCTAGATATTTGCTGATAAAAGAAACTTTGACTCCTTTCTTCCCAACTTCCTCCCCTCACAtctgcttcctttcctttcttttcttttcttttttactttctctctgtgtcttttgtctttctctcctcttcttccttcttctctctctccacctatccctctccctccacttatgcctccttccctctgtcatcttccttctcttcttttctttcctgtgattttattaaaaacattaacaTTTCTAAGTTCCTATAGATAGatttttggcatttaaaaaaaaccttctttttcttgtcattAAGTCAATAATAATTTCTCTATCTTCATTCACTCCATAGACATTTCATAGGCACCAAAAGCACCAGGATTTGAATCTATAAGGCTAGTCTTCTACCAGTACTTAAAAGATGTATAACTTTCTACACTATGCTTTATGAACTCAGGATAAATCCTATTGTAAAATCTGAAAGTAATGTGTGAAATCATCATGCCCTGAAATCACACAGTTAGATTCTCATCAGAAGgtgaaagaaaatttcaaaggaCAAAATTGCCCTGAAAATGATTTGATAAGGATGACTTGTCTTCTGAATGATTGTTGGTAAGGGGtcatgaagaaattattttattatggcTTGTGGAATTCAACATAGTGCCAAGGATGGCATTACAGGTTGAAGGCTCCAAACCTGCCACTCACATATTCCCAAACTTAAtctattgttaatttttcttaCCTAACACAGAAACTCCCCTTCAATCTTACTCCATAGATACCACACTTTTTTCTTATGACTCTTCTAACAGCGTCTTTGAATTCTTGGTTCCTCAAGCTGTAGATGACAGGGTTCAGCAATGGGGTGACCACAGTGTAGAAGACAGAAATGATCTTACTAATTTCAGGTGATAAGTGGTCATTGGGGCGAACATACATGGAGATCATGGTCCCATAGTAGATAGTGACAACAGCCAAATGGGAGCCACATGTGGAAAAGGTCTTCATCTGGCCAGAGGCTGAAGGAATTCTCAATATGGTAGATACAATGAAAACATAGGATATGAGagtaagaaaaaagcaaatgcacAGCACTGCAATTGACAGGATAAAGATGACCATCCTGGTGATAAACACACTGGAACATGAGAGCTGCATGAGGGGTGGGAGGTCACAGAAGAAATGATTGATCTCGTTAGGACCACAGAAATCCAACTTGGAAATCATTAGCGAGGGCAGAAATCCTGTTCCAACACCTGTCAACCAGGAGATTGCCACCAACTTGGTGCAGATTTCAGGACTCATCAGGAAAGAGTAGTAGAGTGGGTTGCAGATGGCCAGATATCGGTCATAGGCCATCATAGCCAGAAGAAAGCATTCGGTAGCCCCAAAGAACACAAAGAAGTAAAGCTGCATTATACACGCAGGGAAGGAGATGGCTTGGCCATGGCAGAGTAGGTTGGCTAGGAGAAGGGGCACAATGGTGGATGTATACCAGATCTCCAGAAAGGAGAGATGTTTGAGAAATACGTACATGGGTGAGTGTAGTTGCTGGTCCTCGCTCACCACTGCAATAATGACAACATTCCCTGTGACTGTGAGAAAGTAGATGAACAAGAAAATGGGAAAGAGCAGCGTCTGCCATTCAAGAAGGTTCTGGAACCCCAGGAGCTGAAACTCAGTGACACTGGACACATTTGGGGGCTTCATTGCCTgtggaaggaaaaatattttggaaaagcaCTGTACACAAGCCATACAAATATCTGTATTTATTGATGTTTTGTAGATGAGAGACCATTTTTTAATAGCTTAAATCTCTATGTATAACACTTTACAAGGACAAGCACTTTATAGCAAAAATTTCATCTTGCTTTTATAAGAAATTACTTTGACATCACAAGTGGAATGTGGATGTTAGATCTTGGAAAGAACCTCAGCAAATTCCATTTCTTGTGTTCTCTGAAATTTAGAAGTCTCagatccaaaattaaaaataaaaacaaaaacaacaaaacaaacaatcagaacaaaacaaaaaatctctaaTATAATGCCAACATGGAAACTAAAcataatggcatttttaaaacagGCACATACGGAAGCAATGAGTTTGTTTTCTCACAGATAGACTTTGTCTGATATAGAAATCAGACAGAGCATATCTCCTATGACACCTTGGGGAAGTTTACTTATTCTCCTTTCAAACTGTATTTATGGATaccttgctctgtgtgtgtgtgtgtgtgtgtgtgtgtgtgtgtgtgtacatggtggggggaggtgggaagcTTTGTGCTGGGCTAATGCATACGTCCATTGGTGCCTTTTCTTGCCCAGTTGGATACCATACTGAGCCACTGAGCATGTATCCTGTATAAACTCAATATGTCAcctttcctttgctttcctttccttcattgtCAAAGCTAGTCCTGGGTAAAGGCAACATCCACCTGCCGTACCTAAGCTTTCCTGAAATGAAGGAGATGAGGGGCAAAACATaatgttgtcattttaaaattcataaccAGTAATTCTGTGTGTCTGTAGTCCTGTGGAACAATGACTCCACCTTTTCTTCATCCACGTACTCTTCCATTTTCCCCAGTGACTAGttcatatgtttttctcttttggacATCTCCAACATTTCCTTGTCTGTCTATACATACCTTCAACAAAAGACCTATTGTTCTGAAGAAAACTGAAATCCTCCAGTGGGAATATCCAGATGCTCAGGCACTTGAATTCCCCAAGTACACCTTCAGGTCCTCTGCATCTGCTTCCTAATAATTCTCCAAATTAAAGGTCTATTCCTGGGTTAGGGCAATTCCCTCCACACATGCTTTAGTTCTTACACCCTCCTACATGGTGGGAGGCATAGCAGGCATGACACTTCCTTACTCTCCTGAGTTAACAATGGTCCCTGTCTGCCAGATCATTTCCTTAGCATATAAGCAAGCtgggtttttttctcccttgaaaaagaaagaacaggaaagatgAGGTCTTGATGTCATTCTGTTCTCCAGAACCTACTGCCTGCAGCTGTCTACTCACATAGACTGCTCCACTTCCTGAGGGTGTTGTCTCTGTGGACTGCCTGCATCCCTCCGCCTTGAATCCACTACAATTAGGGTTTTCCCCTCATCACTCCACCAAAGTAGTAATGTCACATTTCAGTGGCTCTTCAAGCATTCCAAATGTCTTAATCtgttgtcagaatggctagatgATTCCACTGTCTTCCTGGATCTACTCTTGCCTCGAACAAGCCCAGCTATGCACCATCTGAATTCAACTACAGACCTGTATCTCACAtcatatctatttttttgtttagtaTCTTTCCTCATCTTCCAACATGTTAGTGTAGGACATCAGGGTTGAATACCTCTCAATATATCCTCATTGTCCTTGAGGTTTGATGCAGGCTCTTGACTGTAAATTCTATCACCTGGTCCTCACAGCAAAATTTGTGTATTAAGCTTGAATATGTCTCATGTAAATAATTTCCCTATTTGAAATGCACATTGACATGTCAAAATAGAATATGGAactcgggatgcctgagtggctcagcagttgaactcctgccttcagctcagagcatgatcctggggtccaggatctagtcccacattgggctctttgcagggagcttacttctgcctctgcctgtgtctctgcctctctctatcagagtctctcattaataaataaataaaagctttaaataatCTGGAACTTAGCACTAACTAACCTGCATTTCTTTCTCACCCAAGAGTCTCCCCCTGTATTTCTCTCCCATCTCATTAGTGACTACTCCATCCTCCCACTTGTTCAGGCCAGAAAACttgacttttgtttttctcatacCTAGGATCTAATTTCTTACCAAAATAATCTGGCTCCATCTGAAAACATTTGCAGAAATGCCACTTCCTCTCACCTGGATTGTTCAATAGTCTCCTTGTACCCTATCCACATCCACCTGCCCTTGACAGTGCCCTGAGTATTCAGTAAATACTCAACAAAGCAGCCAGaatgaaacttttaaaacagaggacagaataaataaatacataaacaaacaaacagaggaCAGCAtgtgtcactcctctgctcaaagtCCACAATGGTGCATAGCTTACTGGGTTTACTGGCAGCACAGGGTACTGTGAATCATTCCT harbors:
- the LOC144288422 gene encoding olfactory receptor 11L1-like, giving the protein MKPPNVSSVTEFQLLGFQNLLEWQTLLFPIFLFIYFLTVTGNVVIIAVVSEDQQLHSPMYVFLKHLSFLEIWYTSTIVPLLLANLLCHGQAISFPACIMQLYFFVFFGATECFLLAMMAYDRYLAICNPLYYSFLMSPEICTKLVAISWLTGVGTGFLPSLMISKLDFCGPNEINHFFCDLPPLMQLSCSSVFITRMVIFILSIAVLCICFFLTLISYVFIVSTILRIPSASGQMKTFSTCGSHLAVVTIYYGTMISMYVRPNDHLSPEISKIISVFYTVVTPLLNPVIYSLRNQEFKDAVRRVIRKKCGIYGVRLKGSFCVR